Part of the Plasmodium malariae genome assembly, chromosome: 9 genome is shown below.
tattagcTGTAAACTTctaatgaaacaaaaaaaaaaaaaaaatcataaaataaaaatttaataggATTTTCCAATTTAAAATAACTtgataaattttaatgttttgcaaatattattattattttttttgtttattgaGATATTTTGAAACATCGTGaagtatttaatattttacatgttccaattatatatatacatttacatataatgtacatgcataatataattaatgtttTCACTAAATATCCaaaattttccaaaaataattttacagttacaatttatataagcgttgaacatatattttaatttttttcaggATCTATATGACACAAgcattaaattttttcatacaaaaagagtaaaattttactttattcaaatattatatgaacgTACATACTGATGGATAGGAATACTcctttattatacatatgtacttaaaatttttactcaATTCAATAATATGATACaatttaagtaaaatatagtaaCAATCACGTAATACCTTTTGAAGTTATTTATAATGGTTCATTTGCACTAAATACAAGCTAATGTTCTCCAcgttaaacataaaaaaataagtttatattatttttgaatatttttttttataaaattagttCTTGACACATTATAAATTGtaatcattaatataatatttgtccttaaataaaaaataaagagaagaAACGAAAAAGTAGagtagaacaaaataaaaattgtgtgtatgcatatatataaataattgtacCTTAAtctttatcatattttttttataataaaaataccaTTGACTTTATCTTAGAAACAATACGTAACTCCTTTAAGACACTTTTCCTAGCACCCtcatattttaaacatttataaaaaatgaactttggtattttaaaacattcattattttttttatctatatcGTGCATAAGaacgaaaataaaatataaaatataacttttacaGCACCACATTATTTCCTCAACGTAAAATTTATAGAAACATTTGGATAACTGATTCCATCACATTTTACATggattcatataaatatacttatatatatatatattaatttacgAAATATTTTcgtttaaattttataatatagagCAGTACGAAAAAAGAGAGTATGCTTAATTCCTCATAGcgtttaaaaatttaagttattgatcatattaaaatttcaatTGCCAATTAAATGTGTTCTATTTatttgcttatattttttggaacactcatataatttataagtaaTAAATGAAGTAACGCtccttaaaatttattaacatcttagactactttttttaaatttattttcccaTTATTTTTGGCTCTCTTATGTTTCTGTTATAACTTGTAAAATATGGAtacttttcataatatatttctttatatcatttttatattttaatactttttttttttttgtaatatagctatttttaatatttataaaatattaaaaaatttaaaattcaAATGTGTTAtcttcaaataaaaaaaaaaaaaaaagataaaaaaagaataagatTTAATTACATCAGGGAAATAATTGCGATACatgtgttttatattttcattttatttcaagAATCCTTATaactttataatatataataaaatataatatttctttaatgaTCTAGAGCATTCATTTTTGATCTctcaattcttttttttttttttttgtgtataatAGTATGCTTTTTTAAAGCTTATTACAATGTGTGGAAATCTTCTCAGAATACAAATTATCCTCtttcctttattttgtttttttttttttatttaaatgatgtTTTTTACATAACAAAGAGGAACTATGCCTAAACGTTTTATACGGAATtatgtttttgttttccttttattaactaataattttacgaacattttttattttgtggAGAACAAGAATTTTAATGATGTTTACACAATTAATGCAAAGTTTCTAAAagacataaaattaaaggaggccaataaattaaaaccccaatataagaattatattttaaaaaatataaaaaaaaataaaaataatatacgtaATCGCGGAGGACagaaatataatagaaatgatataaaaaaaaaggtttacTCTATTTATTTCAACAaacattttgaaaatatatttcacaCGTATACGAAAATATTTTGCgacaaaaatataacttattATGGAAAGTCTGGTGGTTATAAAAAAGTTGAAGGATCTTTGGGCAGCACCCTTAGTTCTTATGAAgaacatacacatataaaagAACACCATAcggaaaacataaaaaatgtaagaaCTGTGCACAATGTAGGAAATACGCCATTAATAGCTAATGAAAGAgcatatttgaaaaaaggaaagatgTATTTCCCGGAGATTTCCcgtaacttttttattaatttatccATCAGTAGcaggaaaagaagaaaaaacagAAGCTTCCAAAATTATCTAAGGAAGTAcgaagaattatataaaaaatttacaccTGAAACAGATGAAGAGCAAGATATTGATGATCATGTTTCAAAAAACAGTCATAATATGTcaaacattattattaatgagTGGTGTTTACGTAACAATGagaacaaatataatatgacTTTAATATATGACAGTTTATCAAACTTACATAATAATGAATACCGGGATGTAGAGagtgtaaataattttataaaaaataatgaaataattgaaaaacaAGAATGGGAAGAAAAGAATAATCCATATTTAacctataaatatatatataaatacaaaaaccCTATTGaccaaaaatataatttttacaaatatgaatattatattccaAAATTGATAACGTATGATGAAGATATTTCCACTGAGCCTAAATTTGTACCTTCTAATTTTAACTCTCCCAAgtgttataataattcacCCATAAATTCTTTAACAACAAGCGGATTTACTAGTAGAAATATTGACACGTTTGGTAAAgaaagaaacaaaatatattcgTTTGATACACCAAATGATGttaaaaggaatatatactttaacaatttattgttaatttcTTCATCGTATAatcaacattttttttcaaatttaacCTTTCTGTTAAATTTACACACGTTACAAATTTTAATACGAGATAAAACTGCCATAGAAACAGACTACATAATTGATAAATTTGATCagttaaaagaaaaactgATAGAAATAAATGTAACCAATTCTAAGAAAGGTGAAAATTCTTTAAGTGTTAACCCAAGTAGTTCCGAAAAAAAACAAGCCCCTGTTATCTCATCAACCAATACTAATGTGCACTTGAACTTGAAAACTATAAATGATGAGCTAAATAGTACAGAAGATGCAGAAAAAGGAGTCGAAATCAACAAGAATGTATCAAAAAAAGACGAGAACGTCAAAATAGATAAGATAGACACCAGCAAAAATGAAGATATGCCCAGTGCTAACTACCAAATGGACGAGGAAATATCTCGCCATTTAACACACAAGAAAAGTTTATTTGATGATCAAATTCAAGtgtttaaaacaaaatatagtGAAAACGTTTTAGAAGATaaagaatttattaaattatggaaatataatatgaacagtgaaataatagaaaatatgaacaaagtACCATTACCAAATATATACCTAAATATTGATGACCCAAAATATTGCTTATggaaaattttacaaaattcaGGAAAAAGTGCATTCAAAGAAATTCCTACACCAAATCGAAAATTAGAAGCATGGAGACAACAATTAAACCTAAAAGATTTCTATAAACAAAACTTTGATACTAGTATTAGCTTAAGGAATATATCAAAAGAAGaactaattaattttaagatGAAAATACTCAATACTTCTCATCAGGAAGATAAAAATGTGAAAggatttaaaaatgaaaatgagcAAGGAtcatatgataaaaatagtttaaaTACACCAAAacaggaaaagaaaaagcatcATGATGGTAATTATGAGGATGCCTCGGAAATTACTACATTACATCAACgtgatgaaaaatataaaaaccgTAATAATGCAGAAACACCCGATGGAGATGTTATAAAGGAAAATCATTATAGAGATGATGGAAAAGTATTGGGAGGTAATGAAAAATCTTTAAAGGAACAGCCATATTTAACtacaaatatgaacaaaGAGATTATCAATTCAAGTTATAATAAAGATACAGAAATTAGTAAGTGCAAACGCAAATATAAAGATGCATTTTATACATTAGTCGTAAGGGATGGAATTGTTGACGAATATTTATCAGATGATATAAgtattttaaagaatttaaataatgaattgaAGAAATCAGCAGAGAAAAATTCAGAAAACGAAAACGAATTACATGAAACTAGCAAAAATGATAACatagaagaaaaaacaaaaaaaagcaaaatatttgtaggtagcttttttaacataaaagATGTCGAAGTAGAATACTTGATcaataaagaattatattttatacctGAACATTCTAAttggtataaaaaaaatacacaacCTTTTGTTAGGGGTCAAATAGGAAAACAATCAAGAAAATTTGACAATGATTACCCAATTTATGATTATAGAAAAAGTGACTTTGGTATGGCCAAATTTTCCTCTTTAAATTTAGCCTCAATTAAGGATTGTGCAGTTGTTTATCTAGATAAAGATATTGATTTAAgtgataaattttttcatatcatatttatatcaacatctaaaaatgaagatgatcatgttaataataaagagTCCGAATACACTGTCTATGAAAATGCACCTCTATGTGTAGATGCGCAAGATACAAATAAAACTTCTGAAGGTCTAACTAAAGGggaaaaagaagataatGACAGTAATAGCAGCAAAAGTGAAAATGTTCAATATGATGATACCCATACACGTATTAATTTAAGCGggaatgaaaaagaaatttcgggaaaagaaaaaagaaaatatgcaGAAAAAGAACTGACcaattatatgtatagtCCAATAACTAACCCAAGACTAGTAGTATACATTAAAGcaaatagtaaaattaatatttatgaatctcatatatctttaaacaataataacagtgGTCTTGTTAATGCCTTCTCTAGAATTTGCATGGAAGCAAAATCAAATGTGAAGCATACAATGTCTCAAGAATTGGGTAAGTACGTTTGGCACTTTCACAATGTTTCAGTAAAAAATGGACTTGAAgcaaattataaatttgttgATATCCTTTTAGGTAGTAAGTCATCACGTGTTAATTTGCAAATAGAAGGTGAAAAAGGATGTAAACAAGAAAGCTATGGTTTATCATTGTTAGAAGACAAACAAAACATTAGTCAATATGAAATGTTTCATCATGAACATCCATATATGGAGACCAACCAGTTATTTAAGTTTTTAGTCTCTGAAAAAGCACATGCTGTATGGAGAAGTAGAGGTAGAATTGAAAGAGATGCAATTAAGGCCAAGTTAAATACTTTATGTAGATCTGTGTTATTAAATTTTGGAGCTAGTGCTGTAGCTATTCCTACTTTAGAAATTATTCCAAGTGATATAGAATATGCAAATCACGGGGCAACCATAAGTGATTTAGAAGAAGAAccaatattttctttaatgaCAAGAGgaataaacgaaaaaattgcaagagaaattattatgaaatcCTTTGTTAATGAAATTCTTGAACATATATCTGATGAGAATCTTAAAGAAAGAGTTATCCAAAAGGTTATGAAATTTTCCACAAAGTACAAAAAAGTACCTCTTCCAGactttattatgaaaaaaaaaagatcatTATGCACACCTTCTAAATAAGgagaaatatatgaattaatatacttataatatatgaCACCAGGCGCGTTGAAAGATGTATGAGGTTAGTCCACTCCCAAAGGGGATTCGAATGAAGAAACAGCTACTATtggataaaaaattaaaaacaggaatttaattacatatatatatatatatatatatatatatatatatatatcgatGAATTTATTGGAAGTTGTAGCTATGAAATAGACACAATTTTGGtgttattttgaaaaacagCATGGTATGAGTATTTAACAAAAACAATAAGTGAGATTCTAACATATAAGAACCCTTTTTAAGATGCGTacatatgttaaaatatatatatgtacatatatacagtaCACATGTTTTCCAATTGTACCCGTAATTAAAActgtgcaaaaaaaaattcacgAATTCGAAGGAACTTAACCAAATTGTTGATGATATACAATTTCTTGTTCTATTAGGAAATTATTCTCAAACTCTGTGATTAAAATTTGTAGTTACACATTTAAAGGAAAGAAAGAAATTTCGTTGTTCACTTGAATATTAGTTCCTTTAAGAAGAAAgcaaaagtaatataaatattttgttttttcctttttttttttttttttttttgtatcatttatatttcattagtTGCGCTATTTATATTAGCATTATCTATCCTTTTAATgctattaatttaaaacttactattttttttttttttttttttattttaggcAATAAAAAGAAACCAAAACTGGATATActcaaattttatatatttgcacAAGTACAATTATTACTCTAAggtaattcctttttttgaaatatctGTTCCCTTGAGCAACTTTTCTATTGTATTAGGACTAACTGTGTCATTCTCTATTTGTGGAATATTTTCGTTTTGTATATTAGGAAATTGAGCTTCACAAGTTTCTTCAAAATTATACTTTTGCTCAAGatttaatgataatatatcttGAGTTTCTTTACATGGtccattatatttttcactcGGTGTGCACATTCCTTTATTCTTTCCTTCATTGACATATTCAAAGTATAAAGGACATTTCGAATAGTCTCTTTGTGAGTTTTCAACACATAACCATTTAACATTACATTTTTTGctaaatatttctttctcCTTTATGTCCATGTAGTCAAAATGAGTTATACGAGGACAATTGACTGGGGGGTTGTAATAATCTGGGGATTTACACACTCCTGATGCCATCAAATTTACCCACTCCCTAGGACAATCATATATGTCATAGCCATATGTGCACTTATTCTTACATGGCCATGGAATTCCATATTTTGAAGAAAAAGCTACTCTTTGCtgagaaatttttatattaaaagtttttgattttatttattttgttttcttttttgttaatacaaAGGAAAAATCAGGATGGAAATAAGATTCATACAATGATGAATTTAAGCTCAACGTATAAAGTGTATACTACTCATTTGAGTTAACTgatatatctatctatatatgcatacatatacccGTGcaattatagaaatatttatgtaaattcaTGTTCTTATGAATGAAGTAACCTTTTTACAAGTccaaaaaaactttttttttttttttttttatttacatggTTAGACATGTGGCTTATTAATTCCATTTCCTCCTTTGAAATTAACCCTTCGAATTCTTTGCTACCGCTgcatatatcttttttcgTATTGTAAGACCATCCTGTTAttgaaaatgttttattattattctttttattaactcTTGGTTATATGGTTTTCAATTTCTAATTAgttcaattttaaaaaaatgcaatttCTACATATACCAACTACGTTTtatgttttacttttttttcttttttaaccTTTAGGACATGTTATTGAATAATCTCTTTCTGcaagcaaaaaatataaaaacatgttttttaagttaaataatttttcaagtTATATCTCCCTTTTATTAACTTATAACCctaacaaattatatttttcgtaATGATTATCACGTTCTACTACCGATTGCTACGATTTCAATATTCTACATTATTCTAGTATATATagtttgtgtatatatatatatattatatatgctttttattttttttcttttagaaCAGACCGCATGATTCCTCTTTGCATGGCCAAACCTACATATAATTTGAACAATTGACTATATGGTACTTTTGAAATCCTTATTAACTTATTATATCACTTTCATGTATTTcgccatttttttttttttttttttttatttgcatataaATTAGTTCTATTTgtgtttttttcattaatattaagaCTGATAAAGTACCACTTTACAAGctgaaaaaagaagaaatgatataatataaatgtaacaaaataaagtagTAAAGTGGTGAAGTAATAAAGTTGTTTtcctttatatatgaattttaaaaCACTTTCAAGATACCAGAAGAAAATTCCTCCTTTTCGTTTTGTGTGAAAGCTCCAAAATCCTAAAACgataagtacatataatgtgtacatttacgcatatacacatgtttctatataacaaataatccatatatgtttatactcacatacacataaaatatatttaccatTGTCTTGCTACAACCCCCAGAATAATTTCtgcatcaaaaaaaaaaaaaaaaaaatataatatttcaaaacattaaaaacatattttcaggttaactataataaaagtaattataattaatttcatCACTCGAAAAATTCTTATCTTTctgttatatacatatatatatatgtacataccgAGGAGCTTCACACTTTCCGGTGTACGTCCAATTTTCAGGACACTCCTTTAAGTAATCCCTTTCACTATTACCACATGACTCATTAAGGCATAACCAATTGActtcaaataatatatggatAACAcacttataataaattatattattatttataatactttataaaatcatatgttattcttatataaagtcaaatatgtttttttttgcaccTTTGCAATCTACTCCTATGACACTTTTCTCCTTTGCACTTAATGGTTCAAAGGCCATAATATGAGAACAAGGTCCAGAATAGTCTCtttcacaaaaaataaaataaaataaagttaaaaaaaaatatatatatatatatatatatataataatgcaaatctaaataatttacaaattaaaatatatatttatacatttatatgagTTGAtctgtattatatatatattatttttatactttggTGATATACATTGTGTTTCTGATATTTGTTCCCATGTAGAAGGACACTGTTTTGAGTAATCTCGTAAACATATTCTATCATCAATAGGCTTTTTAGATGACCATTTTCCTTCTACCAAATCTTCCATAAACAGTTTTTCTAAATTACTAGGAATTTTAACATCTAATAAATCAGTGCTTAAAGATGATGGACTTTTTGTCTCCTCGTAATGACTAAAAAATTTCAAGTAATAGCGTATCATGCTTCGAGTAACTTTaacatgtgtacatatgtatgtatataaatatattatctttattcatgtatatctaacgtttttctcttttttctgattttttaatattttaatttttattattttttttttctcttaaatTAACCTTTCTAAATTCTCTTTTATAACAGCtgtacattaaaaaaaattaataataaggaaaaagaatAGGATGAACATGTTAAACATTCCTTAACAACTTTAATAggtatttgtatataatttatttatattccaaaatataatacgTAAGCGAGTTTAATATACAACTCACAGAAGAATAAaatgcataataaaatataaataataacacgtctacatttcttattttttgatattttttatgctttAAAATACCTCCTAATTCTTTTCCTGTATCCATATCTCTtcaaaatgttaataaaaaaaaaaaaaaatcagttttttaaattttaattttcataatttttcttttattatattttaacaacaTATTTTATGTGTTGTTATTGAAATAAAGGAGATTATATATCATACGCTACctattttaacaatttttgttttttcctcGGTAATTTTAGTtcattatacataatataaatatgtgtatatgaatatgtacataagtacgtatatatatatatatatatatatgtgtgtgtaagCATACATATTAGCATAATTGTCATCTTTTTGCAACTCTTTTTTAAACTTCCGTTACCCCTCATGTTCCTTCTCTTTCACGTCTTCCGCCATTATATGCATAGCGCGTggcacaatttttttaattttttttttttttttttcttctatttctttttcatttttagaaGGACTAAAAGCATTTTTAATGTTGTGTattctcttattttttacgatatctttttttatttcattttcatctATTTCCTGATTGTTCTCTAATTTCATTCTTTTAGTAGttccatatattatatttgtgCCTTcactaaattttttaacttttccattttttttaacaacaGCATAAGAGTtaacatttccattttttggTAATTCCCATATATGATTGTAATTAACATCTACAATTTTTATTGGTCTTCCTCTATTATCTAATTGATACACCCCATTTTCAACATTAGGATATTTCCTttgagaaaatatttttattcccaaaatttgtttaataaataaaacaaaaaaaacaacttgaacttttttcatcttttttttttctttttttttttgctcttttttcTAAGATTATGAAGCACaccaataaaaaaaaaaaaaattccagaaaaaataattgtaaactttttaaataaaaaaaaaaaaaaaaaattgatcttttaaagtaataaaaGGTATATGAtggagtaaaaaaaaatagtaccTATAAGTAAATACACATAAATCTGCGTGTTTCTTATCACGAGATTGTCTACAAATACAAAGAAAATGTTAAACAACTGATTGACTGCACTTACATAACTTccatataaaaaggaaaatgtaaaaaacatatttcaGCTAATAACCAGAAAGTAAATGTTCAGAActgcaaaataaaacaaaagggaaaaaaaaaataaaaataaataaatacacatgCAGAAAAGGTTACAGAAATATTCTTTCGCGTTAAGACGTTGTTCGAAGAATCAGATTATGTTTCATTGTTttaatgttttctttttagaaTTGACAAAGTCTAcatataacattattttcaaaattgttaaaaacttaaaaatttcCACTTACCTTTGTGTATGTacacatttttctttttttcaaacctgttcatatttactattactatattctctatccttttatttttcttttccttttttttcatttttttttttaagttaattCAAGATGACTgatcaataaatatattccatCAACTTTGTactaagaaaaaatacatgtcataatattttgctatttatattaataatataaacaaaacaatgttattttgttttgtattgaaatattttcaattaaaatatgttaaacgatgaaaaataatttcccAAAATATAGATAGTTAAAAGCTATTTTGCAACTTCATTTTGttgttaaaatgtatttttcaaaaaaaaagttcacTTGAATGATTTTCAACagtgttattattattattcacataaaacaaaaacaatttttaatttatgcaaataataaatgGATTTTCTAAATGAACAACACTTTAAAACttgttttacatatattttagagCAATTcgattttgatatattttttttttttcttaaactcataatatattaaaataataaagctgtcttaaatatttcatgTCCCAtgaaatttgaaaaaaaaaaaataaaacttttaaGATGTGCGTCATTGTATATGTAAGTGAACTCGTAATGTTTGTCGTTCGAAAAATGAGAAGTACttttttcacaaaaaaagaaatgtcCTTCGATATTATGTAAACGTGGTCATCCAAATGAATGATAAactatattttgtataatatatttaacattattcatttttattagaaattgtttttaatttcaagAGTCTTACAATATAACatgttattaaaattaatacataagtatatatatatatatgtatatatccttatgtgcacataaataaataagttgCAGCAGAAGTACATACGGAACAACGTATCTGTTGAAAACCCTGTGTAATAATACATTCGCATTTTTccactaaaaaataaaaggaaaaaattattcttaagaaagctcttaaaatataattaatttaatcccccaatatatgtatgttttcCATAAAATGATACTAAAAAGTAAAAGGTATTACTTCACATATTAAtcagtaaaataataacataataagaaaaaatatacattctttttttttatatttgtacaaaCTTTTTCTGCAAGATTaatttatgtacacatatacatatgcaaaaacgaatacatgtatatgttaaaaaaaatttattatgccctattatatttttaatttttactctTTCTAATATCCTTTCTTTTCTACTCCAGTTCTtcgaaagaaaaaaaaataaaataaataaataaataatacaatacatttacaatttatataaatacagaTCCAATATAAATCTAGTTTAATTTTGTGATACAATAAAAGCAACTagcataataaatttattacatatttcaGCTAATTACAGCAGTTATagttatgtatacatgtttTAATGGCATTAATATAATGCTCAACTTGTAGGTAAATACCATCTTCCCTTATCTTTTTCATATACTATTGTATGCTAACAGAAATAGGCTACTAGTTcgtttttaaataacaatacatacatattcatatatgtggatatacattcatttttatatattccaaCCTACAATAGCATATAAATGGTAAACTTAAAGAATAAACTTAAAGAATATTAGTTACAGAATAGATTGAGCGTAACCTCAGCAAGAAGAAGCAAGAGAAcaaggtaaaataaaatcattGTTATATGTGTGAAATGTCATAGATGAGATTTACTTAGCACTACTAAAAAAACGTAAGAACAATTTCCATATTTCAAGCAATCATACTAATGAATGGAATCATGTAAAGGGGGAAACACAAAAACgtataattaaatgtatatctgtatatatatatatatatatatatgtatgtacataagcgtttatatgtacttatacgtatttatttataaagaagGAATAGGATAAGGTAAAAAGCACCCTTCATTGAAAGATGTTTCAAAATGTGCAAACCATAATTTTAGATATAAACGATGGAGAAATGAGAACCGGGTACTCCGGAGAGTGCTCTCCTAGATATAACAGTAACCTAATTCTAGGGCTACCATTAGGTCATAATGCCACCTTAAAACATACGATATTTCCATTATTAccagaaataaaaagagatAACGTAGAATTATTATGTGGGATGAGGTACATATATGAccataataatagtagcaaTTATGACATAAATTTTGAGGtaatggaaaaattattcGAAGACATATCAGGAAGTAAAGCATTAGATGTTAATTTTGAAGATCATCCTATTTTATTAACAGAACCTAATAAAACGGATAGTAAATATAGAGAAAAATTTACAGAATTAATGTTTGAATCTTATGATGTATGTCAAATGTTTCTATCAAGAAGAAGCGTTTTATCGTGTTATGGTTGTGCACGGACATCTGGACTAGTATtagatattgaaaaaaactGCACAAATTTATGCGGACTACAAGAAGggtatatatttcaaaaacaTATAGAAGAAGTTCCAATAGGTGGAGACTTAATTGATAGAATATTCTTAgcatatttagaaaatattaaaaatattaaaatatacccctatttttctattgataaaagtttaaataatgaaaaatctAGTACcgatatgaaaatattaaaatgtcCTTTGGTTACAAAATCATATTACCTGTGGGGATCTCTTCACGTAGTCAGCAAATTGAAAGAAAGTTTAATTAATGATTATCAAAATCCTAatgacaaaaataaaaaaaatttagaaacaAATGGAACTGACAATAGTTATAAATTACC
Proteins encoded:
- the SufD gene encoding FeS cluster assembly protein SufD, putative translates to MPKRFIRNYVFVFLLLTNNFTNIFYFVENKNFNDVYTINAKFLKDIKLKEANKLKPQYKNYILKNIKKNKNNIRNRGGQKYNRNDIKKKVYSIYFNKHFENIFHTYTKIFCDKNITYYGKSGGYKKVEGSLGSTLSSYEEHTHIKEHHTENIKNVRTVHNVGNTPLIANERAYLKKGKMYFPEISRNFFINLSISSRKRRKNRSFQNYLRKYEELYKKFTPETDEEQDIDDHVSKNSHNMSNIIINEWCLRNNENKYNMTLIYDSLSNLHNNEYRDVESVNNFIKNNEIIEKQEWEEKNNPYLTYKYIYKYKNPIDQKYNFYKYEYYIPKLITYDEDISTEPKFVPSNFNSPKCYNNSPINSLTTSGFTSRNIDTFGKERNKIYSFDTPNDVKRNIYFNNLLLISSSYNQHFFSNLTFLLNLHTLQILIRDKTAIETDYIIDKFDQLKEKLIEINVTNSKKGENSLSVNPSSSEKKQAPVISSTNTNVHLNLKTINDELNSTEDAEKGVEINKNVSKKDENVKIDKIDTSKNEDMPSANYQMDEEISRHLTHKKSLFDDQIQVFKTKYSENVLEDKEFIKLWKYNMNSEIIENMNKVPLPNIYLNIDDPKYCLWKILQNSGKSAFKEIPTPNRKLEAWRQQLNLKDFYKQNFDTSISLRNISKEELINFKMKILNTSHQEDKNVKGFKNENEQGSYDKNSLNTPKQEKKKHHDGNYEDASEITTLHQRDEKYKNRNNAETPDGDVIKENHYRDDGKVLGGNEKSLKEQPYLTTNMNKEIINSSYNKDTEISKCKRKYKDAFYTLVVRDGIVDEYLSDDISILKNLNNELKKSAEKNSENENELHETSKNDNIEEKTKKSKIFVGSFFNIKDVEVEYLINKELYFIPEHSNWYKKNTQPFVRGQIGKQSRKFDNDYPIYDYRKSDFGMAKFSSLNLASIKDCAVVYLDKDIDLSDKFFHIIFISTSKNEDDHVNNKESEYTVYENAPLCVDAQDTNKTSEGLTKGEKEDNDSNSSKSENVQYDDTHTRINLSGNEKEISGKEKRKYAEKELTNYMYSPITNPRLVVYIKANSKINIYESHISLNNNNSGLVNAFSRICMEAKSNVKHTMSQELGKYVWHFHNVSVKNGLEANYKFVDILLGSKSSRVNLQIEGEKGCKQESYGLSLLEDKQNISQYEMFHHEHPYMETNQLFKFLVSEKAHAVWRSRGRIERDAIKAKLNTLCRSVLLNFGASAVAIPTLEIIPSDIEYANHGATISDLEEEPIFSLMTRGINEKIAREIIMKSFVNEILEHISDENLKERVIQKVMKFSTKYKKVPLPDFIMKKKRSLCTPSK
- the PmUG01_09013200 gene encoding CPW-WPC family protein, putative, coding for MKKVQVVFFVLFIKQILGIKIFSQRKYPNVENGVYQLDNRGRPIKIVDVNYNHIWELPKNGNVNSYAVVKKNGKVKKFSEGTNIIYGTTKRMKLENNQEIDENEIKKDIVKNKRIHNIKNAFSPSKNEKEIEEKKKKKIKKIVPRAMHIMAEDVKEKEHEGDMDTGKELGAVIKENLESHYEETKSPSSLSTDLLDVKIPSNLEKLFMEDLVEGKWSSKKPIDDRICLRDYSKQCPSTWEQISETQCISPKDYSGPCSHIMAFEPLSAKEKSVIGVDCKVNWLCLNESCGNSERDYLKECPENWTYTGKNYSGGCSKTMDFGAFTQNEKEEFSSACKVVWPCKEESCERDYSITCPKGWSYNTKKDICSGSKEFEGLISKEEMELISHMSNHQRVAFSSKYGIPWPCKNKCTYGYDIYDCPREWVNLMASGVCKSPDYYNPPVNCPRITHFDYMDIKEKEIFSKKCNVKWLCVENSQRDYSKCPLYFEYVNEGKNKGMCTPSEKYNGPCKETQDILSLNLEQKYNFEETCEAQFPNIQNENIPQIENDTVSPNTIEKLLKGTDISKKGITLE